Part of the Hydrogenimonas thermophila genome, AACCTTGCTATTGCATTGGCAATGCAGGGCAAAAAAGTTGGACTTTTAGATGCTGACATTTATGGTCCTAACGTACCACGTATGATGGGTATTGAAGATCAACGTCCAGATGTTGTAGGCAATAAAGTTAAGCCTATCAGCGCTTATGGCGTAGAAGTAATGAGTATGGGTGTTCTTATGGAAGAGGGGCAGTCACTCATTTGGCGTGGTGCAATGGTTATGAAAGCTGTTGAACAGTTCTTGCGTGACATTCTTTGGAGTGATCTTGATGTACTTGTTATCGATATGCCACCGGGAACTGGTGATGCACAGTTGACTTTAGCTCAAAGTGTTCCTGTTACTGCGGGAATTACTGTAACAACACCTCAAAAAGTCTCTTTGGATGACTCTAGAAGAAGTTTAGATATGTTCCAAAAACTTCATATTCCAATTGCCGGTGTTGTAGAAAATATGAGCGGTTTCATCTGCCCAAGCTGTAATACAGAGAGTGATATCTTTGGACAAGGTACTGCTGAAGCAGTTGCAAAAGAGTATGGCAGTTCACTTCTTGCTCAAATTCCTATCGAGCCTGCTGTACGTGAAGGTGGTGATGAAGGAAAACCTATTACTTACCACTACCCTGAAAGTGAAACAGCAAAACGATACATCAAAGCTGCTGAAGATCTTTGGGCAATCATTGAAAAGATTAATGAAGAGGGTGGTGTTAGCAACGAATCTATCCAGCCAACAACCCCTCCAGGTGTTTCTGCTTGTTCAACTGCTGGTGGTGGACATAGTGGCGGTGGCTGTGGCTGTCACTAATATCTTTTGGTTCGACTCTTGTCGAACCATTTTAAGAATCAAACATTAAAACTCTACATTTTCCTCATATACTTTTTATACTCTACTTAATTTGGTTTATACTATTATCTTTTTATCCTACTAACAGAGAGATTTGGTTTAGTGAAAACCTGCCTATGGTTATCATTGTTATCATTTTAGTTACAACTTTCAAAAAATTTCGTTTTTCTAACATATCATATTTCCTTATGAGCATACTTATTTTTCTACACACTCTTGGAGGTCACTACACTTTTGCACAAGTTCCTTTTGAGTGGGTGACTGATCTTTTTGGGTTTGAGAGAAATCACTTTGATAGGGTAGCACACTTTAGTGTTGGATTATATGCTTTTGCAATTGTTGAATTTATGTGTCGAAAGAGGCTTATAGTAGTTCGTTGGGTTGCTTACCTTTTTGCTATATTTGCCATTTTAAGTGTTGCAAGTATCTATGAAATTATTGAATGGATTGTTGCCATTATGTTTTCAGAGGAGGATAGTATGGCGTTTTTAGGCTCTCAAGGTGATATTTGGGATGCTCAGAAAGATATGCTAAGCGATGGCTTGGGTGCAGTAGTGGCAGTAGCGATTTATCATTTATTGCCACCTTGGAAGGGAAGGTGTACAGATAGAAATTATTAACACTATTTTTTTGGAACACTCTTTTCAATTTTAAACTTTTGAGGTCTAACAGTTAAGTCTGTAACAACTCCATCTATCTTTAAAATATCTAAGACTAATTGGGCTATAAGTTCAGGCTCAAGGTAAGCCTCTTTATCTTCTGAAGGTTTAAATTTTAAATGGTCAAAAAAGTCTGTTTTTGTAATGTCAGGGTTTATAGATGTTACCTTTACTCCATCTTTTCTTAC contains:
- a CDS encoding Mrp/NBP35 family ATP-binding protein, which produces MTESQVKEVLSNVTYPGFTKDIVTFGFVKGIEIDGGRVAVTVEITSSAPEVKKALEDEIKTRLEMAGASEVIPMIIQPKMPRETSSRGKNIAPQVKNFVMVSSGKGGVGKSTTSVNLAIALAMQGKKVGLLDADIYGPNVPRMMGIEDQRPDVVGNKVKPISAYGVEVMSMGVLMEEGQSLIWRGAMVMKAVEQFLRDILWSDLDVLVIDMPPGTGDAQLTLAQSVPVTAGITVTTPQKVSLDDSRRSLDMFQKLHIPIAGVVENMSGFICPSCNTESDIFGQGTAEAVAKEYGSSLLAQIPIEPAVREGGDEGKPITYHYPESETAKRYIKAAEDLWAIIEKINEEGGVSNESIQPTTPPGVSACSTAGGGHSGGGCGCH
- a CDS encoding DUF2238 domain-containing protein, yielding MVIIVIILVTTFKKFRFSNISYFLMSILIFLHTLGGHYTFAQVPFEWVTDLFGFERNHFDRVAHFSVGLYAFAIVEFMCRKRLIVVRWVAYLFAIFAILSVASIYEIIEWIVAIMFSEEDSMAFLGSQGDIWDAQKDMLSDGLGAVVAVAIYHLLPPWKGRCTDRNY